In a genomic window of Temperatibacter marinus:
- a CDS encoding DUF2390 domain-containing protein, whose protein sequence is MKMPTKEQMTLNKDEFWSFSNAKWQREELANALIAAQELYRVDCNLVLLFLYAAQQGLIIDNCDALYECSSAHQRSRLRPLRQARKGFAETSLYNQAKELELAAEKFAQDDYCRIALFEKGRADKFTFVEQLSDYLAYLSILAPASTAVELASEIWDR, encoded by the coding sequence GATGACACTCAATAAAGACGAGTTTTGGTCATTTTCTAATGCCAAGTGGCAGCGGGAAGAATTGGCGAATGCTTTGATCGCCGCTCAAGAGTTGTACCGGGTGGATTGCAATCTGGTTCTGCTCTTTCTGTATGCAGCACAGCAAGGATTAATTATAGATAACTGTGATGCTTTATATGAATGCTCAAGTGCTCATCAGCGTTCTCGCCTTAGGCCTTTGCGACAAGCACGAAAAGGATTTGCAGAGACGTCTCTGTATAATCAAGCAAAAGAATTGGAACTTGCCGCTGAAAAATTTGCTCAAGACGACTATTGTCGCATTGCACTTTTTGAAAAAGGCCGTGCTGATAAATTCACTTTCGTTGAACAATTGTCTGACTATCTAGCTTATCTCTCTATTTTGGCTCCTGCCTCTACGGCAGTGGAATTGGCTTCAGAAATCTGGGACAGATAA
- a CDS encoding YdcH family protein produces MNVESHVENLNTKHSEIERNITAEQHRPVPDTMRLMELKREKLRIKEEIRSFKSH; encoded by the coding sequence ATGAACGTTGAATCGCATGTGGAAAATCTGAATACCAAGCACTCTGAAATTGAAAGAAATATTACAGCTGAGCAACACCGCCCGGTACCAGATACGATGCGACTTATGGAGCTCAAGCGCGAAAAACTGAGGATTAAAGAGGAAATACGAAGTTTCAAAAGTCATTAA